One window from the genome of Chlamydiales bacterium encodes:
- the recJ gene encoding single-stranded-DNA-specific exonuclease RecJ has product MTFQDGLSLTEWIYPPDDPIWLNKIVADFNIHPIIAQFFVARGFTSTKEIHDYLYAKLPDLNDPQLFADMDKAVLRICEAIRTGEGVLIYGDNDVDGMTGTALLTEFLRSIGAHVFFYVPNRNSLKQSMLLDALNYALQNRCTLLITVDCGVTAAKEIEEVVKHNVDVIVTDHHEPTAKIPHCIATLNPKLVTNSYPNRDITGVGVAFKFAHAITNHFAATNHPLFKKIVLKRYLDLVALGTIADMGSLRGENRILVRYGLRQLRKTRRIGLTKLFSVCDLEASEITTIDIASKVAPRLNSLGRVAEPRKGVELLLIRDAQAAETLAKELDLFNIERQKIEQVVSEDVEKYIEAHPEILKEKAIVISSNQWHSGVIPIVTTRICKQYNRPTVMIAIDGGIGKGSARTIREFPLLPAFRENADLLLNFGGHDYAAGLTIKEPHIEAFKANFLSSANHKLQECDMVSKVQIDAKADFSELSFDFMESLALLEPYGNENQPPLFYCDAKQAWPPRIVGRSHLKLYLEQNDRMLEGIGFGMGKRIAELKKRNLVLRVLFTPTINRFQNKLSIQLHVRDFKVL; this is encoded by the coding sequence ATGACTTTTCAAGATGGCCTGTCCTTAACAGAATGGATATATCCTCCAGATGATCCTATATGGCTTAATAAGATTGTTGCTGACTTTAATATTCACCCTATTATTGCCCAGTTTTTTGTAGCAAGAGGATTTACATCTACAAAAGAAATACACGATTATCTCTACGCAAAACTTCCTGATCTAAATGATCCTCAATTATTTGCTGACATGGACAAGGCAGTCTTACGTATCTGTGAAGCCATCCGTACCGGAGAGGGTGTTTTAATTTATGGTGATAACGATGTCGATGGCATGACGGGAACTGCACTACTTACAGAATTTTTGCGCTCAATTGGAGCACATGTGTTCTTTTATGTTCCAAACCGCAATTCATTAAAGCAGAGCATGCTTCTAGATGCTCTTAATTATGCTCTACAAAATCGCTGCACATTGCTCATTACTGTAGATTGCGGCGTTACTGCTGCAAAGGAAATTGAAGAGGTTGTCAAACATAATGTTGATGTTATTGTAACAGATCATCATGAACCAACAGCAAAAATTCCTCATTGCATTGCGACTTTGAACCCAAAGCTTGTTACTAATTCCTATCCAAACCGTGATATCACAGGTGTTGGCGTTGCCTTCAAATTTGCTCATGCCATTACCAACCATTTTGCGGCAACTAATCATCCTCTTTTTAAAAAAATAGTTCTCAAACGCTATCTTGACTTAGTAGCTCTTGGCACCATTGCTGACATGGGCTCTCTGCGTGGAGAAAATCGAATTTTGGTGCGCTATGGTTTAAGACAGTTGCGAAAAACAAGGCGCATTGGTCTTACCAAACTATTCTCAGTTTGTGACCTAGAAGCATCAGAAATTACTACGATAGATATTGCCTCTAAAGTAGCTCCAAGACTCAATAGTTTGGGCCGCGTTGCAGAACCTAGAAAAGGTGTCGAACTTCTTCTTATAAGAGACGCACAAGCTGCAGAAACACTTGCAAAAGAGCTAGACCTTTTTAATATTGAAAGACAAAAAATCGAACAAGTTGTTTCTGAAGATGTTGAAAAATATATAGAAGCACATCCTGAAATTTTAAAAGAAAAAGCTATTGTTATCTCTTCCAATCAGTGGCACTCAGGAGTCATTCCCATTGTAACGACGCGTATTTGTAAACAATATAACCGCCCTACAGTGATGATTGCAATCGATGGCGGTATCGGTAAGGGATCTGCAAGAACTATTCGTGAATTTCCCTTGCTTCCAGCCTTTAGAGAAAACGCAGATCTTCTCTTAAACTTTGGTGGTCATGACTATGCAGCGGGTCTTACCATAAAAGAGCCGCATATTGAAGCATTTAAAGCCAATTTTCTCTCTTCTGCTAATCACAAGTTACAAGAATGTGATATGGTCTCTAAAGTCCAAATTGATGCAAAAGCTGATTTTAGTGAACTTTCTTTTGATTTCATGGAGTCACTAGCTCTTTTAGAGCCTTATGGCAATGAAAATCAGCCTCCTTTGTTTTATTGTGATGCAAAGCAAGCATGGCCTCCAAGGATCGTTGGAAGATCTCACTTAAAGCTTTATTTAGAGCAAAATGATCGCATGCTAGAGGGCATTGGTTTTGGTATGGGTAAGCGTATTGCAGAACTTAAAAAGCGTAACTTAGTGCTCAGAGTTCTCTTTACACCTACCATCAATCGTTTTCAAAATAAGCTGAGCATACAGCTTCATGTTCGCGATTTTAAAGTTTTATGA